A genomic segment from uncultured Marinifilum sp. encodes:
- a CDS encoding sigma-70 family RNA polymerase sigma factor: MRKNNPTDYDLVKQYMDGNHDSIDVLILRHKDRVYTYIYLIVKNHQLTEDLFQDTFIKVIRSLRLGKYKDNGKFLAWVLRIAHNLIIDHFRKEKQNNTFSKDDYELDIFNSSKFCDQNCEDDIIRGQIHDDIRSLVEELPPDQREVVILRHYKDLSFKEIADQTNVSINTALGRMRYALINMRKTIDDRNMSLTIH; this comes from the coding sequence TTGAGAAAGAATAATCCTACCGATTATGATCTTGTTAAGCAATATATGGATGGTAATCATGATAGCATTGATGTTTTAATTTTAAGACACAAAGACAGGGTTTATACCTATATTTATCTGATTGTAAAAAATCACCAGCTTACCGAAGATTTGTTTCAGGATACCTTTATTAAGGTAATCCGTTCCTTGCGTTTGGGCAAATATAAGGATAATGGAAAGTTCCTTGCCTGGGTTTTACGTATTGCACACAATTTAATTATTGATCATTTTAGAAAAGAAAAGCAAAATAATACTTTCTCTAAAGATGATTACGAATTGGATATTTTCAATTCGAGTAAGTTTTGTGATCAGAATTGTGAAGATGATATTATTCGAGGGCAGATACACGATGATATTAGAAGTTTAGTAGAAGAACTGCCTCCCGATCAGCGTGAAGTAGTTATTTTAAGGCATTATAAAGACCTAAGTTTTAAAGAAATAGCCGATCAGACAAATGTTAGCATTAATACTGCATTAGGCCGTATGAGATATGCTTTAATAAATATGCGAAAAACAATTGACGATCGAAATATGAGTTTGACTATTCATTAG
- a CDS encoding DUF4159 domain-containing protein: protein MQKCILILLLLFYSMASYTQSSTVRIGLLKYNGGGDWYANPGSLPNLIKFCNENKIASIQTEASTVEVGSPELFSFPLVHLTGHGNIVLNNQEVINLRKYLTGGGFLHVDDNYGLNAYFRREIKKVFPNQELVELPYSHPIYHQVYNFPNGLPKIHEHDGKAPQGFGIFHKGRLVCFYTYETDLGDGWEDTAVHNDSELNHRKALEMGANILSYSFSN from the coding sequence ATGCAAAAATGCATACTTATACTCCTTCTCTTGTTTTATTCTATGGCTAGCTATACTCAATCATCTACCGTTAGAATAGGCCTGCTTAAATACAATGGAGGTGGAGATTGGTATGCAAATCCAGGTTCACTGCCTAACCTTATCAAGTTTTGTAACGAAAATAAAATTGCATCGATACAAACTGAAGCTTCAACAGTAGAAGTTGGAAGCCCTGAATTATTCTCATTTCCTTTGGTTCATCTTACAGGTCATGGAAATATCGTTTTAAACAATCAGGAAGTAATAAACCTTCGAAAATATTTAACAGGAGGAGGTTTTCTGCATGTTGATGACAATTATGGCTTAAACGCATATTTTAGAAGAGAAATTAAAAAGGTATTTCCCAATCAGGAATTAGTAGAACTCCCCTACTCACATCCAATTTATCATCAGGTATATAATTTTCCCAATGGATTACCTAAAATACACGAACATGACGGTAAGGCTCCACAAGGATTTGGTATTTTTCATAAAGGAAGATTGGTATGTTTCTATACCTACGAAACTGACTTGGGAGACGGTTGGGAAGATACGGCCGTTCATAACGACAGCGAACTAAATCATAGAAAAGCACTGGAAATGGGAGCTAATATTCTTTCTTACAGCTTTAGTAATTAG
- a CDS encoding 6-phosphofructokinase, producing the protein MKTSNSSRGIIGILTGGGDVPGLNPAIRAVTIRAIREGYQVIGIRKGWRGLIDIVRDKKADNSENYEILTEEIVNKVGRTGGTFLHTSRVNPSKTSRERVPTHLKEKYDQDINDLTEEVLANLDFLNIDFLIPIGGDDTLSYGVRLYQEGFKVIAIPKTMDNDVPGTDYCIGFSTCITRTISLTHSLRTSAGSHERLLVLEVFGRYAGFTAILPTLAGAANRCLIPEYDFDVERLTELMIQDRFSNPSRYSVVLISEGAAFSGEQMIFQDNVMDDYGHKKLGGIGERVSEQMKILSPKFNNSKPINVINQKLGYMVRCGDPDAIDSIVPMAFGNLALDLIIKGIHGRLITLRNGRYDNAPIDIVTSTKKLVDVDRYYNIDRLRPKYNSFELQPLFLMTGL; encoded by the coding sequence ATGAAAACATCAAATTCAAGTAGAGGAATAATCGGCATACTAACAGGTGGTGGCGATGTTCCAGGATTAAATCCTGCAATTCGCGCCGTCACCATTAGAGCCATTAGAGAAGGATACCAAGTAATAGGTATTCGTAAAGGATGGAGAGGTCTTATTGATATTGTAAGAGATAAAAAAGCTGACAACTCTGAAAATTATGAAATCCTAACAGAAGAAATTGTTAATAAAGTTGGAAGAACCGGAGGAACATTCCTTCATACTTCGAGAGTAAACCCTTCTAAAACCTCGCGAGAAAGAGTTCCGACTCACCTAAAAGAAAAATACGACCAGGATATAAACGACTTAACCGAAGAGGTGCTTGCCAACTTGGATTTTCTAAACATTGATTTTCTAATACCCATTGGTGGTGATGATACCTTAAGCTATGGAGTTCGTCTGTATCAGGAGGGTTTTAAAGTTATTGCTATTCCTAAAACAATGGATAATGATGTTCCGGGAACCGACTATTGTATTGGTTTTAGTACATGTATCACTAGAACAATCTCATTAACTCATAGTTTAAGAACATCAGCAGGATCGCACGAAAGACTGTTGGTTCTAGAAGTATTTGGCCGATACGCAGGATTTACTGCTATACTTCCAACTTTGGCAGGAGCAGCAAACCGTTGTTTAATTCCTGAGTACGATTTTGATGTTGAACGCCTAACCGAATTAATGATTCAGGACCGATTCTCTAATCCTAGCAGATATTCTGTAGTACTTATTTCGGAAGGTGCTGCTTTTTCGGGCGAACAAATGATATTCCAGGATAATGTAATGGATGATTATGGTCATAAAAAACTGGGTGGAATAGGTGAAAGAGTTTCTGAACAAATGAAGATCTTATCACCAAAATTCAATAACTCTAAGCCTATTAACGTAATCAATCAAAAATTAGGTTACATGGTTCGTTGTGGCGACCCCGATGCCATCGATTCTATTGTACCAATGGCATTCGGAAACCTTGCATTAGATTTAATTATTAAAGGCATACACGGACGATTAATTACACTTCGAAATGGTAGGTACGATAATGCTCCTATTGACATAGTTACCAGCACAAAAAAACTTGTTGATGTAGATCGCTACTACAATATAGACCGTTTGCGTCCTAAATATAATAGTTTTGAACTACAACCATTGTTTTTAATGACAGGTCTGTAA
- a CDS encoding SdiA-regulated domain-containing protein: MKKIIRATVFFIIFAFFLEACAKQKEDDKMIYLFDNYSDFPYDIYEPTKVFKLKDQLREISGLTYYDDKSLLCINDEKGIVYKYHLKKKEVTKEYEFDKSGDYEGIERIGSLVYVLRSDGNLFEVDHLKDKNISSVKLSTFLNAGNDTEGLAYDSESNSLLIACKGNPAKNNRYKGKRSIYRYSLDKHELQNKPFYLIDQNEIRKLLKFNGYARFSVKLLENINPSQGDLTFQPSAIAIHPITKNIYVLGSVGKLLLVLHPNGKILSIVKLKRKIFRQPEGICFSPDGTMFISNEGKGSKGNILKFKYKN, from the coding sequence ATGAAAAAAATAATCAGAGCTACTGTTTTTTTTATCATATTCGCGTTTTTTTTAGAAGCATGTGCAAAGCAAAAGGAAGATGATAAGATGATTTATCTGTTTGATAATTATTCTGATTTTCCGTATGATATTTATGAGCCAACAAAAGTTTTTAAGCTAAAAGATCAGTTGCGGGAGATTTCAGGACTTACTTATTACGACGACAAATCATTGCTTTGCATAAACGATGAAAAAGGAATCGTATACAAATATCACCTAAAGAAAAAAGAAGTTACAAAAGAATATGAGTTCGATAAATCTGGCGATTATGAGGGAATTGAAAGGATTGGTTCTCTCGTATATGTATTGCGTTCGGATGGAAATCTTTTTGAAGTGGATCATTTAAAAGATAAAAATATAAGTTCTGTTAAGTTGTCTACTTTTCTTAATGCAGGAAACGACACCGAAGGTTTGGCTTACGATTCAGAAAGTAATTCCTTATTGATTGCATGTAAGGGAAATCCGGCAAAGAATAATAGATATAAAGGAAAAAGATCTATCTATAGATATTCTTTAGATAAGCATGAACTGCAGAATAAGCCTTTTTATTTAATAGATCAGAACGAAATACGGAAGCTTTTAAAGTTTAATGGATATGCACGTTTTTCTGTGAAATTATTGGAAAATATTAACCCATCGCAGGGAGATTTAACATTTCAGCCATCAGCAATTGCTATTCATCCCATTACAAAAAATATCTATGTTTTAGGTTCTGTTGGAAAATTATTGCTTGTTCTTCATCCAAATGGAAAAATTTTATCAATTGTAAAATTAAAAAGAAAGATATTTCGACAGCCTGAAGGAATCTGTTTTTCGCCCGATGGCACAATGTTTATTTCCAATGAAGGAAAGGGAAGTAAGGGTAATATTTTAAAATTTAAATATAAAAACTAG
- a CDS encoding 16S rRNA (uracil(1498)-N(3))-methyltransferase, which translates to MNLFYTPDIQNQYYQLNEVESKHCIRVLRLQVDDTIHLIDGKGNLYIAKIIDAHPKRCTVECIETHTEFGKLDYNLHIAIAPTKNIDRTEWFLEKCTEIGISEFTPLLCTHSERKVVKHERLFKVVTSAVKQSLKAYHPVLNKLTKFSDLVSSKFDGDKYIAHCYPGEKTHLKQLCQAKSKCLILIGPEGDFSQEEVELAKANGFKEISLGDSRLRTETAGVVACNIVNLSNY; encoded by the coding sequence ATGAATTTATTTTATACTCCCGATATTCAAAATCAATACTACCAGCTTAACGAAGTTGAATCGAAACATTGTATTCGTGTTTTACGCCTGCAAGTTGACGATACTATTCACTTAATAGATGGAAAAGGTAATCTTTACATTGCCAAGATTATAGATGCACACCCTAAAAGGTGCACAGTAGAATGCATAGAAACGCATACCGAATTTGGAAAGCTAGATTACAATTTACATATTGCAATTGCTCCAACCAAAAATATAGATAGAACAGAATGGTTCCTCGAAAAGTGTACCGAAATAGGAATTAGTGAATTTACGCCTTTATTGTGTACCCATTCGGAACGAAAAGTAGTTAAACATGAGCGCTTATTTAAAGTTGTTACTTCGGCAGTAAAGCAATCGCTAAAAGCATATCATCCTGTATTAAATAAACTTACAAAGTTTTCTGATTTGGTAAGTTCAAAATTCGATGGAGATAAATATATTGCTCACTGCTATCCTGGAGAAAAAACGCATCTAAAACAACTTTGTCAGGCCAAATCAAAATGCCTAATCTTAATTGGCCCCGAAGGTGATTTTAGCCAGGAAGAAGTAGAGCTGGCAAAAGCAAATGGATTTAAAGAAATCTCTCTAGGCGATAGTCGCTTAAGAACCGAAACGGCAGGTGTTGTAGCTTGCAATATTGTTAATCTTTCAAACTACTAA
- a CDS encoding Arc family DNA-binding protein: MTKKKSFVLRLNPEMHKKLEKWAVDEFRSTNGQIEWILNKALKEAGRLVEKKNGEKNIYPKK; encoded by the coding sequence ATGACTAAAAAGAAATCATTTGTTCTGCGTCTTAATCCCGAGATGCATAAAAAGCTGGAGAAATGGGCTGTTGATGAATTTCGAAGCACCAATGGACAGATTGAGTGGATTCTGAATAAAGCTTTGAAAGAAGCTGGTAGATTAGTAGAAAAGAAGAATGGAGAGAAAAATATTTATCCTAAAAAATAA
- a CDS encoding SPFH domain-containing protein: MRQEKSFAGISGFLMVFVLLLFLVGGILGLVLIKNPIFAVLLLLFVVSIPGFTVVNPNESAVLVLFGAYKGTILENGFFWVNPLFVKKKISLRARNLDSDPIKVNDKIGNPIMIGVVLVWRVKDTYKAAFDVNDYEHFVSIQSEAAIRNMAGSYPYDNFEDEQAEITLRSGGNEVSELLESELTDRLAIAGIEVMEARINYLAYASEIAGAMLRRQQATAVVAARFKIVEGAVSMVDMALEQLAEKNIVDLDEEKKATMVSNLMVVLCSDKDATPVLNTGSLYQ, translated from the coding sequence ATGAGACAAGAAAAATCTTTTGCGGGAATTTCAGGATTTCTAATGGTATTTGTACTTCTTCTATTTTTGGTAGGCGGAATATTAGGCTTGGTTTTAATAAAAAATCCAATTTTTGCAGTCTTGCTACTTTTATTTGTGGTTTCTATCCCTGGGTTTACGGTCGTTAATCCAAACGAATCGGCAGTTTTGGTATTGTTTGGAGCTTATAAAGGAACAATTTTAGAAAATGGCTTTTTTTGGGTAAATCCTCTGTTTGTAAAAAAGAAGATATCTTTGCGGGCAAGAAATCTTGACAGCGATCCAATTAAAGTGAATGATAAAATAGGTAATCCAATTATGATTGGTGTTGTTTTAGTTTGGAGAGTAAAGGATACTTATAAAGCTGCTTTTGATGTTAATGATTATGAACATTTTGTTTCTATTCAGTCCGAAGCAGCCATTCGTAATATGGCGGGCTCTTATCCTTACGATAATTTTGAAGATGAACAGGCCGAAATAACGCTTCGTTCGGGAGGAAATGAGGTAAGTGAATTATTGGAGAGTGAATTAACCGATAGATTGGCCATTGCTGGAATAGAAGTGATGGAGGCCAGAATTAATTATTTGGCTTATGCTTCGGAAATTGCAGGAGCAATGTTGCGTCGTCAGCAAGCAACTGCAGTAGTTGCAGCTCGCTTTAAAATTGTTGAAGGAGCTGTAAGTATGGTAGATATGGCACTGGAGCAACTTGCCGAAAAGAATATTGTTGATTTGGATGAAGAGAAAAAAGCCACTATGGTAAGTAATTTAATGGTTGTTCTTTGTTCAGATAAAGATGCTACTCCAGTATTAAATACTGGTAGTTTGTATCAATAA
- the uvrA gene encoding excinuclease ABC subunit UvrA, whose translation MTKKIKEDYIHIKGARVHNLKNIDLKIPRNKFIVITGLSGSGKSSLAFNTLYAEGQRRYVESLSAYARQFLGRIDKPEVDFIKGIPPAIAIEQKVNTRNPRSTVGTSTEIYDYLKLLFARIGKTYSPISNALVKRHTITDVVKFILKQKKDLPIMILAEMINGDRSKIEQLEILSQQGFSRIEIDGKIHKIFDVLESPELIVADTPINIVIDRIRVSDNEDTRNRIADSLQTAFYEGKGECIISFRGVSYQFSNKFEADGIIFEEPSLHTFSFNNPIGACPKCEGFGKIIGIDEDLVIPNKTISIYDDAIVCWKGEKMQEWKNKLIYAADKFDFPIHRPYFELSEEQKLLLWTGNKHFKGLNDFFKYLEAKQYKIQYRVMLSRYRGKTTCPDCRGTRLKKEAGYVKIQDKNIQDLVLMPISELNDFFLHIDLSETEAQIAKRLLVDIKNRLQFLSDVGLGYLTLNRLSSSLSGGESQRINLATSLGSSLVGSLYILDEPSIGLHSKDTDLLIKVLKQLRDLGNTVIVVEHDEDIILAADHVIDIGPYAGRLGGEVVFEGSIDQLKKSNKSLTSQYISEQKVIPVPEKRKKWNNYIEIIGARENNLKGLNIKFPLNIMSVITGVSGSGKSSLIKTILYPALKKHYGGYSDKSGHFDAIKGDLNLIKNIEFVDQNPIGKSSRSNPVTYLKAYDEIRKLFADQKAAQYNGFKPSHFSFNIDGGRCDECQGEGIIKVEMQFMADIYLQCESCKGRRFKDEILDVRFKEKNIHDILEMTVNEATEFFSSSKGNTEKKIVQRLQPLVDVGLGYVKLGQSSSTLSGGESQRVKLASFLAKEKAEACLFIFDEPTTGLHFHDINKLMDAFNALISRGHTLIIIEHNMEIIKSADWLIDLGPEGGNKGGEVIFEGTPEEAILCKESYTGKYLKEKL comes from the coding sequence ATGACTAAAAAAATAAAGGAAGATTACATTCATATAAAAGGTGCACGAGTTCACAACCTTAAAAACATTGATTTAAAAATTCCACGTAATAAATTCATTGTTATTACCGGTTTATCCGGATCAGGAAAATCATCTTTAGCATTTAACACTTTATATGCCGAGGGACAAAGACGTTATGTAGAAAGCCTATCGGCTTATGCCAGACAATTTTTAGGTAGAATAGATAAACCTGAAGTTGATTTTATTAAAGGAATTCCCCCTGCAATTGCAATTGAACAAAAAGTAAATACACGTAATCCAAGATCAACCGTTGGAACATCAACAGAAATTTACGACTATTTAAAGCTTCTCTTTGCACGTATTGGGAAAACCTATTCGCCAATTTCAAATGCATTAGTTAAAAGACATACAATTACCGATGTTGTTAAATTTATTTTAAAGCAGAAAAAAGATCTGCCAATAATGATTTTAGCTGAGATGATTAATGGCGATCGAAGTAAAATCGAGCAACTGGAGATCCTATCGCAGCAGGGATTTTCGAGAATAGAAATCGATGGTAAAATTCACAAAATATTTGATGTATTGGAATCGCCAGAACTTATTGTTGCAGATACTCCCATTAATATAGTTATTGACCGTATTCGAGTGTCGGACAATGAGGATACTCGCAATAGAATTGCCGATTCTTTACAAACTGCATTTTACGAAGGTAAAGGGGAATGTATCATTTCATTTAGAGGTGTAAGCTATCAATTTTCAAATAAATTCGAAGCCGATGGAATTATTTTCGAAGAGCCAAGTTTACACACTTTTAGCTTTAATAATCCCATAGGAGCATGTCCAAAATGTGAAGGGTTTGGAAAAATTATAGGTATTGATGAAGATCTTGTAATTCCCAATAAAACAATAAGCATTTACGACGATGCTATTGTGTGCTGGAAAGGTGAAAAAATGCAGGAATGGAAAAATAAGCTAATCTATGCCGCCGATAAATTCGATTTTCCAATTCATCGTCCTTATTTCGAACTTAGCGAAGAACAAAAACTACTATTATGGACTGGCAATAAACATTTTAAAGGCTTAAACGATTTTTTCAAATATCTTGAAGCAAAGCAATATAAAATTCAATACCGAGTAATGCTTTCCAGATATCGGGGAAAAACAACTTGTCCTGACTGTAGAGGTACTCGTCTAAAAAAAGAAGCTGGTTATGTTAAAATTCAGGATAAAAATATTCAGGATTTGGTACTTATGCCAATTAGTGAATTAAACGATTTCTTTTTACACATCGATTTAAGCGAAACAGAGGCTCAAATAGCAAAACGCTTGCTTGTAGATATAAAAAACAGATTGCAATTTTTATCGGATGTTGGCTTGGGTTACCTTACCTTAAACCGACTATCTAGTAGTTTATCGGGTGGAGAATCGCAACGTATTAATCTTGCTACCTCATTGGGAAGCAGCTTAGTTGGGTCATTATACATTCTCGATGAGCCAAGTATTGGTTTACACTCGAAAGATACCGACTTGTTAATTAAAGTACTTAAGCAACTTCGCGATTTGGGAAATACTGTAATTGTAGTTGAGCACGACGAAGATATTATTCTTGCTGCCGATCATGTTATTGATATTGGCCCCTATGCTGGTAGATTGGGTGGAGAAGTTGTTTTTGAAGGGTCCATAGATCAGCTAAAAAAATCAAACAAGAGCTTAACATCACAATATATTTCGGAGCAAAAAGTTATTCCTGTTCCTGAAAAAAGAAAAAAATGGAATAATTATATAGAAATTATTGGTGCTCGGGAAAATAATCTTAAAGGCTTAAATATAAAGTTTCCACTAAACATAATGAGTGTAATTACCGGAGTGAGTGGTTCGGGAAAATCATCATTGATAAAAACAATTTTATATCCAGCATTAAAAAAACATTACGGTGGTTATTCCGATAAAAGCGGACATTTCGATGCCATAAAAGGAGACCTTAATCTCATCAAAAATATCGAATTTGTAGACCAAAATCCCATTGGCAAATCATCGCGTTCGAACCCTGTAACTTACCTTAAAGCTTACGACGAAATACGAAAATTATTTGCCGATCAAAAAGCTGCTCAGTACAATGGATTTAAACCTTCACATTTCTCCTTTAATATTGATGGTGGTAGATGTGATGAATGTCAGGGAGAAGGAATTATTAAAGTAGAAATGCAATTTATGGCCGATATCTACCTACAGTGCGAAAGCTGCAAAGGCAGAAGGTTTAAAGATGAAATACTAGATGTGCGTTTCAAAGAAAAAAACATTCATGATATTTTAGAAATGACTGTTAATGAGGCTACCGAATTCTTTAGCTCCTCGAAAGGAAATACAGAAAAGAAAATTGTTCAACGCCTGCAACCTCTTGTTGATGTAGGTTTGGGATATGTAAAACTAGGCCAATCGTCGAGTACTTTAAGTGGTGGTGAGAGTCAACGTGTAAAACTAGCCTCTTTTTTAGCAAAAGAAAAAGCAGAAGCTTGTTTGTTTATTTTCGATGAGCCTACAACAGGCTTACATTTTCATGATATCAATAAATTAATGGATGCTTTTAATGCTTTAATTTCAAGGGGACACACACTTATTATTATTGAACACAATATGGAAATAATTAAAAGTGCCGATTGGTTAATTGATTTAGGGCCCGAAGGAGGGAATAAAGGTGGAGAAGTTATTTTCGAGGGAACTCCCGAAGAGGCTATTTTATGCAAAGAATCTTATACAGGAAAATATCTTAAAGAAAAATTATAA
- a CDS encoding Pycsar system effector family protein — translation MSIIQEAEKYVTNLIEETYKPIFTYHNLEHTQKVVKHAIKIASEIKLSEEETEILILAAWFHDSGYYEDFTKHEEISAAKARKFLQKNEYPSEKISQVEQAILNTKVPHPSSDSPICNALCDADLHHFASKNYLKSSEKLREEKSNLYQHEIPAKAYWEQTLKFLQDHQYKTKYGKKVFAKKKEANYQKVVEKVGSYQQKEIKKLNETIGKLERQNIKLKAPQRGIETMFKVTARNQINLSSIADKKANLMISVNSIIISAIFFIFKNIMDVPHFIIPCIILLIVCLITITYSVMATRPIVTSGKFSEEDVKKKRVNLLFFGNFHSMELYDYSKALKGMMTDYDELYDSLIRDQYFLGKVLGKKYKYLRISYTIFMYGLILSVFTFILAAIYQPLIW, via the coding sequence ATGAGTATTATCCAGGAAGCTGAAAAATATGTTACCAACTTAATTGAAGAAACTTATAAGCCTATTTTCACATATCACAATTTAGAACATACCCAAAAAGTCGTTAAGCATGCAATTAAAATAGCTTCAGAAATTAAGCTATCCGAAGAAGAAACAGAGATTCTAATTCTAGCAGCATGGTTTCATGATTCGGGATATTACGAAGACTTTACAAAACACGAAGAAATCAGTGCAGCGAAAGCAAGAAAGTTTTTACAGAAGAATGAGTATCCCAGCGAGAAGATTTCTCAGGTAGAACAAGCAATTTTAAACACGAAAGTACCTCATCCATCTTCTGACAGCCCCATATGTAATGCCTTATGCGATGCAGACCTGCATCATTTCGCATCTAAAAATTATTTGAAAAGTTCAGAAAAACTTCGCGAAGAAAAAAGTAATTTGTACCAACATGAAATTCCGGCCAAAGCTTATTGGGAACAAACATTAAAATTCCTGCAGGATCATCAGTACAAAACAAAATACGGTAAAAAAGTATTTGCTAAAAAAAAGGAGGCTAACTATCAAAAAGTAGTAGAAAAAGTTGGAAGTTATCAGCAAAAAGAAATAAAAAAACTAAACGAAACCATTGGTAAACTCGAGCGACAAAATATAAAATTAAAGGCACCACAACGTGGCATCGAAACCATGTTTAAAGTTACAGCAAGAAACCAGATTAACCTTAGCTCTATTGCCGACAAAAAAGCCAATTTAATGATTTCGGTTAATTCAATTATAATATCAGCTATCTTTTTCATTTTCAAAAACATAATGGATGTTCCGCATTTTATTATTCCTTGTATAATACTATTAATTGTTTGTCTAATCACTATCACATACTCGGTAATGGCAACCAGACCAATTGTTACCTCTGGAAAATTTTCTGAAGAAGACGTTAAGAAAAAACGTGTAAACCTCCTGTTTTTTGGAAACTTTCATAGCATGGAATTATATGATTATTCTAAAGCATTAAAAGGAATGATGACCGATTACGATGAATTGTATGATAGTCTTATTCGAGATCAATATTTCCTAGGAAAAGTACTGGGGAAAAAATATAAATATTTAAGAATTTCCTACACTATATTTATGTATGGATTAATATTATCGGTGTTTACTTTTATACTTGCAGCCATTTATCAGCCACTTATTTGGTAA